In one window of Mercurialis annua linkage group LG4, ddMerAnnu1.2, whole genome shotgun sequence DNA:
- the LOC126678261 gene encoding uncharacterized protein LOC126678261, translating to MPNQVDHVVNAPSAHRLRDIQRPVVVNNPSCIRITDEARNYELKTIHLNMLPQFNGMAVDDPLAFIKEFYSVVETFPLNRLTEEELRKRCFPYCMKLSARTWLLNLPEGSFSTWEEVYNAFITKYYSPQKTLDLRDKIYNFTQLDGEPFHEAWERFKMLLAQCPHHCFDELLLTQMFFEGFTMSGQTLVETASGGSYGEKTATEINQIYENVALNSQQRAIRGRRAAVHEVASQHDIVLEVAELTKQVKMLFSQNQQSTETCAVCGIQGHIATSCNYANEVQSEEANFVSYNQNRQPRNDPYSNTYNPGRRNHPNFSWRDGNNANLQGPPGFQQNRPAPPPPQQENKPSLEDMMAQFMENQDGHNKKMEQRMSQIENAHQSSIHNVERQLGQLARKIAEREQGKFPSNTETNPKEGAMAISIRSGKEVDNSPKEKKKDNHIVIEEEEANKNLEEEITVEKSPPTVKAYVPPIPYPQRQRKRINELHFQKFLDIFKKIQINIPFTEALAQMPLYAKFLKEIVSNKNKLEEYSMVALTEECNAILQKKLPPKLKDSGSFSIPCTIGNVNVASFLCDLGASINLMPLSLVRKLGITEMKPTTVSLQLADRSVKRPFGIVEDLLVKVGKIYLPADFLVLDMNDDVDLSIILGRPFLLQDEC from the coding sequence ATGCCGAATCAAGTAGATCATGTTGTTAATGCGCCTTCCGCGCATCGACTGAGAGACATTCAAAGGCCAGTAGTGGTAAACAATCCTTCATGCATCCGAATCACGGATGAAGCTCGGAACTATGAGCTTAAAACAATTCATCTTAATATGTTGCCTCAATTCAATGGAATGGCGGTTGATGACCCTTTGGCGTTCATCAAAGAATTCTACAGTGTGGTCGAAACTTTTCCATTGAATAGATTGACAGAGGAGGAACTAAGGAAAAGATGTTTTCCTTATTGCATGAAGTTGAGTGCGAGGACTTGGCTTTTGAACTTGCCTGAAGGATCATTCAGTACGTGGGAAGAAGTGTATAATGCTTTCATTACAAAATACTATTCCCCGCAAAAGACTCTTGATCTTCGCGACAAGATCTATAATTTCACTCAATTGGATGGCGAACCATTCCATGAGGCATGGGAACGCTTCAAGATGCTTCTTGCTCAATGCCCACATCATTGCTTTGATGAGTTATTATTAACTCAAATGTTCTTTGAGGGATTTACTATGAGTGGACAAACTTTAGTCGAAACGGCATCCGGAGGAAGTTATGGAGAAAAGACGGCAACTGAGATAAATCAAATCTATGAGAATGTCGCTTTAAATTCTCAACAAAGAGCTATTAGAGGACGAAGGGCAGCCGTACATGAGGTAGCTTCACAACATGACATTGTATTAGAAGTTGCTGAGCTAACTAAGCAAGTGAAGATGCTGTTTAGCCAAAATCAGCAATCAACAGAGACTTGTGCTGTCTGTGGCATCCAGGGGCATATTGCAACTTCTTGCAATTATGCCAACGAGGTTCAATCAGAGGAAGCCAATTTTGTGAGCTACAATCAAAACAGACAACCAAGGAATGATCCTTACTCAAATACATATAATCCAGGGAGGCGGAATCATCCAAATTTTTCATGGAGAGATGGAAACAACGCTAACTTACAAGGACCACCTGGATTTCAACAGAATAGACCGGCACCTCCACCCCCACAACAAGAAAATAAACCATCTCTCGAAGATATGATGGCACAATTTATGGAAAATCAAGATGGCCATAATAAGAAGATGGAACAGCGAATGAGCCAAATCGAGAATGCGCATCAATCTTCGATCCATAATGTGGAACGTCAACTTGGGCAATTAGCCAGAAAGATAGCTGAAAGAGAACAAGGAAAATTCCCAAGCAACACCGAGACCAATCCTAAGGAAGGAGCTATGGCTATCTCTATAAGGAGTGGTAAGGAAGTTGACAACTCaccaaaagagaaaaagaaagataaCCACATTGTGATTGAGGAGGAGGAGGCCAATAAAAATTTGGAGGAGGAAATTACTGTGGAAAAATCTCCACCAACAGTCAAGGCATACGTTCCTCCAATACCATACCCTCAGCGACAAAGGAAGAGGATAAACGAGCTACATTTTCAGAAGTTTCTTGATATTTTcaagaaaattcaaatcaacATTCCATTTACCGAGGCATTGGCACAAATGCCCTTGTACGCAAAGTTCTTGAAGGAGATTGTTTCTAACAAGAACAAATTGGAGGAATATTCAATGGTGGCTCTGACTGAGGAATGCAATGCAATACTGCAAAAGAAACTACCACCAAAGCTAAAGGAttcagggagtttttctattcCCTGTACTATTGGAAATGTTAACGTTGCTAGTTTTTTATGTGATTTAGGCGCTAGCATCAATCTGATGCCACTATCTTTGGTACGGAAGTTAGGGATTACTGAAATGAAACCTACTACGGTTTCATTACAGCTGGCAGACAGATCAGTAAAGAGACCATTTGGCATAGTGGAGGATTTATTGGTAAAAGTTGGTAAAATCTATTTACCTGCTGATTTTTTGGTCCTTGATATGAATGATGATGTGGATTTATCCATTATTCTAGGCAGACCATTTTTGTTACAGGACGAGTGTTGA